In Hevea brasiliensis isolate MT/VB/25A 57/8 chromosome 13, ASM3005281v1, whole genome shotgun sequence, a single genomic region encodes these proteins:
- the LOC110649383 gene encoding protein BUNDLE SHEATH DEFECTIVE 2, chloroplastic → MIPKPLGTLATGAAIFLGSVAALNITSSIAIGGFRYATELKLRKDALPCGVCRGKGYYICKLCKGNATIKWSPLYDPIAVNPCLCPTCDGNRVQRCLNCLGKGYS, encoded by the exons ATGATTCCAAAACCGCTGGGCACGCTGGCTACTGGAGCTGCTATTTTCTTGGGTAGTGTGGCCGCTCTCAATATCACTTCATCTATAGCTATCGGAGGCTTTCGCTATGCAACTGAGCTCAAACTG AGAAAGGATGCATTGCCTTGTGGAGTATGCAGAGGAAAAGGGTATTATATATGCAAATTGTGCAAAGGCAATGCTACTATAAAGTGGTCGCCTTTATATGATCCCATTGCTGTGAACCCTTGCCTTTGCCCTACTTGTGATGGTAACAG GGTTCAGCGCTGTCTAAACTGCCTGGGCAAGGGATATAGTTGA